AGCTGATTGCTTCGTCATAAAGACCAAGAGATCGCAGTTTGCCTGTTCTGTCTAGCGTTTCAGCGCGGCACGCCCGAAACGAGGCGCTGGAACGCTCGCCACGCCTCAGCCTCGGCGAGATGTGAAGAAACCTGAGGCGTCCCTGCCGGCCCGCCCGGGGCTATGGCACGGCCGGCACGGAGGCCGGCCCAACCGGGTCGCCGCGGGTGGCCGCCGCCAGGTACCCGGTCAGCGTGTCGATCAGGTACTGGAGGCGCGGCGCGTCGAGACCGGGATACACGCCCAGGAACACGAAATCGGTCATGATGCGGTCGGTGTTGGCCAGATCGCCCACGACCCGGTGCGCGACATCCTGATAGGCGGGCTGCCGGAGCAGGTTGCCGCCGAAGAGCATCCGCGTCTGGATGCCGGCACCCTCGAGATGCGCCACCAGGTCGGGCCGCCGGAACGGCGCCTCGGGCCGGATGCCCAGCAGGAAGCCGAACCACGCCGGCTCGGAGTCGGGCGCGGGTTCGATCAGGTGCAGCCACGGCTCGAACGGGACCAGGGCCTCGCGGATGGCCTGCCAGTTGCGGCGGCGTGCGGCGACGAAGTCGGGCAGCTTGAGCAGTTGCTGCCGGCCGATGGCGGCCTGCAGGTCCGTGGGCTTGAGGTTGTAGCCCCGGTGGGAGTAGGTGTACTTGTGGTCGTAGCCCGCGGGCAGCGTGCCATGCTGATGCCCGAAGCGCTTGCCGCACGTGTTGTCCTTGCCGGCCGCGCACCAGCAGTCCCGGCCCCAGTCGCGGAACGACTCGACCGCCAGCTTCAGGGCCGGATCGTCGGTGAGCACCGCGCCGCCCTCGCCCATCGTGATGTGGTGCGCCGGATAGAACGAGCAGGTGGACAGGTGGCCGTACGAGCCGGTCGGCTTGCCGCGGTACAGGCTGCCCAGCGCGTCGCAGTTGTCCTCGATCACCCACAGGTCGTGCTCCCGGGCGAAATGCATCACGGCGGCGAGATCGAAGGGGTTGCCCAGGGTGT
This genomic stretch from Candidatus Tanganyikabacteria bacterium harbors:
- the rfbH gene encoding lipopolysaccharide biosynthesis protein RfbH; translation: MPDPRSGQEIRAEIRALVAELYAAEHAPGPFTPGVTRVPFAGRVYDEREIVALVDSALDFWLTLGKEGEAFERELARFVGVRYAILANSGSSANLLAFAALTSPKLGDRRLVPGDEVITVAAGFPTTVNPIVQHGCVPVFLDVTLESANIDVSRLDAALSPRTRAIVIAHTLGNPFDLAAVMHFAREHDLWVIEDNCDALGSLYRGKPTGSYGHLSTCSFYPAHHITMGEGGAVLTDDPALKLAVESFRDWGRDCWCAAGKDNTCGKRFGHQHGTLPAGYDHKYTYSHRGYNLKPTDLQAAIGRQQLLKLPDFVAARRRNWQAIREALVPFEPWLHLIEPAPDSEPAWFGFLLGIRPEAPFRRPDLVAHLEGAGIQTRMLFGGNLLRQPAYQDVAHRVVGDLANTDRIMTDFVFLGVYPGLDAPRLQYLIDTLTGYLAAATRGDPVGPASVPAVP